GGCCCCGGCCGGCGCCGGGGCCCACCCGCCCCCAACCCGCCCGGCGGCTCCGTCGACCCGGGAGGATCCCGGGCACGCCATGTCCACCACGCCACCCCGATCGATTTCCATGGATTACCTGCCGGAGTCGTGACATCCTGGCCGGCATGGAGGTACGCATCCGCCGGGTGACCCTGCGCCTGCGCACAGTGTTCGAAAGCTCCCACCTGGCCTACGACTCCACCGACACCTGCGTCGCGACCGTCACGCACCACGGCGTCACCGGCCGGGGCGAGGGCACCCCCGCCTGGGCGCACGGCGAGACCCTCGACGAGGTCGTCGCGGCCGTCGAGGCGTACGGCGCGCGGATCCTCGGCCCGGACCTGTCCGATCCCGACGCGGTCCTCGACCGGATCGCCGACTGGGACGCCCCGGTCGGGGCGCGGATGGCCCTCGACGGCGCGGTGCACGACTGGCTCGGCCGGTCCGCCGGCGTCCCGACCTGGCGACTGCTCGGCCTGCCACGCACCCTGACGGAGCCGACCGGTTACACGATCGGCATCGGCAGCACCGCCGAGACCCTCGCGCTGCTGACGGACGCGCCCGACGTGGCGGCGTTCAAGCTGAAGGTACGCGGCGTCGAGGACCTCGACCGGCTGGCCGCGGTACGGGCGGCGACCGACCGCGCGATCCGGATCGACGCCAACGAGGCGTGGGACCTCGCGACCGCCCGGGACCTGACCCCGGCCCTGCGGAACCTCGACATCCAGCTCGTCGAGCAGCCGTTCCCCACCGGGGCGGTCGACGCCTACCGCCGCTACCGCGAGCTGCCGGGCCGGCTGCCGGTCTTCCTGGACGAGGGCTGCACCGACGTGGCCAGCGTCCACGCCGCCGCTGACCTCGCCGACGGGGTGGTGGTCAAGCTCGCCAAGTCCGGTGGCGTCCGGGCCACCCGCCGGGTGATGGAGACCGCCCGACGGCTCGGCCTGTCGGTGATGCTGAGCTGCAACTGCGAGTCCGAGTTGGCGCTCTCCCAGGCGGCCCTGCTCGCCCCGCTCGCCGACCGCGTCGACCTGGACAGCCAGTTCCTGCTGCGCGATCCCCCGTTCCGGGGTCTCGGGCTCGACCGGGGGCACATCGTCCTCGGGGACGCCCCCGGTCTGGGCGTGACCGACACCGCCGACGACCCACCGACGGCCGCCGCGCCGGCCCGGTCGGACGCGTCGTCGTGACGACGCACGCCCCGGCCCGTCCGGCACGTCCCCTCACCGGCCCCCGGGTCGCCGTACTGGCCGGCGGTTTCCTGGTCAACCTCGGCTCCTTCTCGGTGTACCCGTACGTGGCGGTGCTGCTGCGGGACCGGATGGACGCGGGGATGGCGCAGGTCGGGATGGTGCTGGGCGCGGCGACCCTGGTGCAGTTCGCGACCGCGCCGGCCACCGCGGCGCTCGCCGAGCGGGTGGGGCTGCGCCGTTCCCTGGTCGCCGCCCTGCTCCTGTACGCCCTCGGGGGCGCGGCGTTCCTGGCCGGCGGGGACAGCGCCGCGCTCACCGTCGCGGGCCTGTTCCTGATCTCCGGGGGCGGGTCGTGGTACTCGCCGGCCTACCGCAGCTACCTGCTGCACGGGGTGGACAGCGCCCACCGGCCCCGCCTGGTGTCCGCGGGCAACGCCGCCGGCAATCTCGGCATCGCCGTCGGGCCGGTGGTGGGCGCCCTGTTCCTCCAGCGACCCACGGTGATGTTCAGCCTCGTCACCGCGGTCTATCTCGGCCTGGCCGTCGGCCACGTGTTCCTGCCCCGGGAACGACACGTCGGGGACGCCCCGCCGGTGCAGGCGTTCCGGCGGATGCTGCACGGCGTGGCGGTCCTGCCGTTCGTCGTCACAGCCGTCTCGTTCTACCTGCACATGCAGTTCTACCAGTACCTTTCCAGCTACGCGCAGGGTCGGGTGGCGACCCTGCTGTTCGGCCTGGCGATGATGGGCTACTCGCTCGGCCTGGTGGTGGTGCAGCCCCTGGTGGCGCAGCGG
The sequence above is a segment of the Micromonospora sp. WMMD882 genome. Coding sequences within it:
- a CDS encoding enolase C-terminal domain-like protein, producing MEVRIRRVTLRLRTVFESSHLAYDSTDTCVATVTHHGVTGRGEGTPAWAHGETLDEVVAAVEAYGARILGPDLSDPDAVLDRIADWDAPVGARMALDGAVHDWLGRSAGVPTWRLLGLPRTLTEPTGYTIGIGSTAETLALLTDAPDVAAFKLKVRGVEDLDRLAAVRAATDRAIRIDANEAWDLATARDLTPALRNLDIQLVEQPFPTGAVDAYRRYRELPGRLPVFLDEGCTDVASVHAAADLADGVVVKLAKSGGVRATRRVMETARRLGLSVMLSCNCESELALSQAALLAPLADRVDLDSQFLLRDPPFRGLGLDRGHIVLGDAPGLGVTDTADDPPTAAAPARSDASS
- a CDS encoding MFS transporter, whose amino-acid sequence is MTTHAPARPARPLTGPRVAVLAGGFLVNLGSFSVYPYVAVLLRDRMDAGMAQVGMVLGAATLVQFATAPATAALAERVGLRRSLVAALLLYALGGAAFLAGGDSAALTVAGLFLISGGGSWYSPAYRSYLLHGVDSAHRPRLVSAGNAAGNLGIAVGPVVGALFLQRPTVMFSLVTAVYLGLAVGHVFLPRERHVGDAPPVQAFRRMLHGVAVLPFVVTAVSFYLHMQFYQYLSSYAQGRVATLLFGLAMMGYSLGLVVVQPLVAQRVEGMSHPAAMAVGFGCLAAGMTAFAGGTGPTVVVGVAAISVGSAVLLLKNDLEALAGSRRSPTVVFGQQRLAVGLGSFLSGVVGGAVYGQFERAGQLPGFWLVVAAQCVLLPAAVLAVARRARRAAHPPPRP